The DNA window gaaagcattactcgaaggtTTTCTTCCAGTTTACGCCCAACAGTTATTAAAGAATCTTTTAATGACGCggacgacatcatcgtactggtCAAGATATTGTTATATGTCGAATCATGTAATCTGTTGGCAATTATTTAAGCAACTGTTTGCAtatgtgtttccactttccaaAGAGGAAagttaccaacctgaggccAACGTCCGAGGAAATAGACGAGCGGAGAAGTCACGGGCTGCAACGTGCAGTGGTCATcgatatgaaacggttgcaacgtctcatttaccttttgcgacacgaacacgaagttattgtgcGATGTAACTGCACCCCGGCATACCAATCGCCTTTGTCACACCATTTTACAGCTTTACGATGCCGGTCAATCACTCCTTTTTTATGGGAGCCGtcctatttcatttcatagtcttcttgcGCTGTCGCAAAAATGCGACGAAGTTCAACCAGTCTCCattattttatgaaatttcgtgacacagactcaaacacacacacacaaactcAGAATGCATGCTACAACTCATTGTCATCGACTCCGTGACTTGGAAACACAATGAGAAGAGTTTTATTCATTTGCTTTTTCTGTACGTCTTTCTATCCAACCTATCCATCCCAATTTGGCTGCTCAAATAGCGGAAAGTATGGACTCGGTCTGGAATTCGAGATgctttgttaacaatctttgGCAGATCAAAAAAACACTACCACTAGTGATCCATTGAAATCCAATTGGTTGTTTCGCTTTCTTCAGAGTTAAGAAGagtatttttctgcaaatttgcaaactttcCGCTGACAACGGTACACAGTATACACAGCATCAGAAATGCCACCACGTCATGGGACGTCATCTGAAAGCAGTCGGTACCTCAACTCTGCTGAATTCTCTACCTTTGCTCTTCCTTCATCTTCATCTCAGAACAAAATGAAGATTATCGTCAGGAAATTGAGTTCTCTTAGTTGATTCTCCCTCAGATTATATTGGTATAATAATGAATGAGTTACAAATCATGGTTTTTAAAGAGCTACTAGCTACTATTGGCAATTATGTTTGGAGAGGATTCAAATTCCGGAGAGACAACATTACATTCAAGATGAACGAACATTATCAAAGGAGCTTATCACGCTACTTAACTAACACTAACATAACATTTAACTATGCATTCACCTGGTAGAACTATCAGATCGAAGTGCACAAAGCAAAGAGAGCCGGTGGCGTCCTCTTATGCTGACGTCTGTTAGGCTCAGTGGATCACTAATGCATAGTTAGTGAAGCGTTctaaatgattaaaaaatatGTGCTAATGTGTCACGCCTAATACTCATTGGATCACTAATGTTACATCAGTGCATCACTTATCAAAAGCGTCGTTAACTAATGTATAGTTAATGAAGAGTGGTAAATGAATCTAAAATGTGTGCTCAAGGTTCGCATACAGCAAATGACAGAAGATGCTGAAAACTTAATATCGTCACAGTAGCATCACTGTACCGTTTGTTGTATTTCATCAGATCCAAAACTTTGGCACATATTTTCGATCCACTTAGCACGTTTCATTAACTATGCATCAGTTGTTCACTTAGTATTAGGCGTGAAAGTTTAGCACAGATTTTAGATGCAATTATCACGATACATAACTAACACTAACATAACATTTAACAATGCATTAATGACCAACTTAGTCTAGCAGATGTCAGCATAAAACAACGTAAATGTCTCCCTTTGCATTGTGCACTTCTTTCTACCAAGTGAAACACTTCGTAATTCGctaatcaaatcaaatcaattctCTTCCACACCGAATTGCTGACAGTTGTTAGTGGCTCCTTCAGAACGATGATTTGTGCCTCATACATTTTATACTAGTATAATGTAAAGAttcattcacgctcaacggaacgaacatatccgaatgcaccagctacgtttatctgggtcgagAAATGAACATAATGAACGTCTTGAcgcccgagctgggcaggaggagacgaacGGCTTGTGGAgggtataagagcatcgagaatgtagtgaagaagaccaagaacagccggctccgtgctcacttcttcaacaccaccgtacttcctgctttgacctatgcttcagaaacctgggcatttcgcaagcagaaagaaaacacggtgagcgtcattgaacgcgcaactgagagagtgatgctaggagtaaattccaagttcgaccttctttgaatcttggcatcgtagagtttgattgtgtactactttcttaagctgaaccaagattgttattgatctttattctggctaacgtttcggcgtcgtcgccttcttcagagcctggaaaaatcaaagacacgtgtaatctactctctcaaacgcctcgtcatcccacaagatatgatttaaagatcaataacaatcttggttcagcttaagaaagtagtacacgatgctaggagtatcccgtttcacgcaagtgagggacgggatccgaagttctctcctacgtcagcgatcgaagattagagaggCCGCctcgtttgccaaggaaagtaaaataaggtgggccggacacgtaatgcgctttaacgacaaccgttggaccagagccgtgagcgactgggttccccgcgatattaagcgcactacaggaagaccgccgacccgatggtcagatttcttcacaaagtccttcaaagaaaaatatgatgctcttcgtgtcccacgcgaaacgAGGTActactgggctactctggcacgcgatcgggacaaatggaagaattactggcgccccagttcgaagatcaacgggagtcaaggtgatcaaggtgataatGCATGTAAAGGAACGTCAACTAAGAGCGCTCGAGTCCCGTCGttcatcttcattttgttCTGTGATGAAGGAAGAGTAAAAATATAGGTGATGTTCCATGACATTGTGGGGTTCCCGTTGCTGTGTGTGCTCATCGTCGTCAGCGGAAAATATGcggatttctttcctttttgacTCCGAAGAAAAGCGAAACAACAAAGGGGATTTTAAAACTAATCTTAAGTTCGTAACTAAACATCTCGAATTGAGGACCGAATCCATACTTTCCGCCTCCCCCGCCATCGATATCGGGAGGATAAGatgtagagaaaaaacaaataaaaaaatctcttttcatTGCGTTTCCAAAATACGGAATCGAGCCGAAATGAGTTGGAACATGCTTTGCTAAAATGTTGAGGTTAAGATCGTAGTGTTGCAATTTTCAACATCTGATGCGGATtagaactcttttttccttcgtttttagTAGGTGGCATTCCACCACGATcatcttcgagcgcagccgcctacgcaattgcaccctgcttcatttcatttcgtgcacgttatgtatgtgtgtattttACATATGTTTAATTTGCGTATGCGCACCTATACGATGACTTAACGATATCAACAGATGCAGGGGTTAGATCAgcatttttatccttccaaactagtctggaaccaatttatcgaagtTCTGGTGATAAAAAGCGTAGCTCTTCCTGAATTTTTCGGAGGCTGCAGCGCACATATCTCTGGTGTTGCAGATATCGTTGTAAAAATTATAGATGTAATAAAagtatttatatatatttatcaGTTCATGTATGACTGTACAGACAAATTGATCAATAGTGAGATTATAAAATCGTACTCAAGTGTTCTCTCGACATCTGCTGTATACTTAACGAGGGGGAACGACCTTCTTCGCGTTATTGTCCAAACTCTTCGAAGAATCATTTTTCTGATAAGCAAACTTTAATGCGGCGTACGATAAATGTTCAAAAAGGTCTCAGGTATACCAACCGCTCCCGATATTGCCTTCCATTCTTGTTCTCTTCTTCTAGCGGTTTCCCAAACGGGGCCATAATGCTCCTTGtagaactgaaaaaatgaaactatgcttcttcacaaaaaaaattgcagaacttGTTAGATTGTTCGAGAAGAACACCTACGAGCCAGTTTCACCAGATCTTAACTCCGTATTTTGATAGTTTTGAACTAATCTTGAAAAATGTCAGTCTTAGGAACGCTACCGAAGATGAAATGGCACACACATTTGAGAAATCCCTCcgtcgggtttttttttggatcttcTTGCAGCCTTTTCTTGATATGCAGGATTTGTGGTTAGCGTATAAGAAAAGAGATTTTGTTGGACTCGATCAACTCTAAGTTGCGAATTAGCAAGTAAAGCTAAAAAACAGTTCTTGGGAGGACACAAGAAGGAAgacaaaagataaaggattaagaaggataaagtttacGGCACCGATCAATCACTACAAAGGGCGCTACGAATTTACTTGAGAAGATGGTTTCAGGTTTATGAACACGCGTgtagccttacaatgacttgcgggcgCAAGCTCGTTAATCGattcagtgttcttatcctcccagacaggtccgGTAGCAATTTTTCGACCCCTGGTTGGCGctggagcggattcgaacatccAATCAATCATGAAGCCACAGCAGAGCCTTCCTCCAACTGCGTTAAACCCTCTTCAAAATACTCAATATGCTAAATTTGCAAGTTATTCATTTGCATTACCCTCAACGGCCACGTTCCGTCCAGTTACGTTTTCAAGCTGTCTCGCCTCGTTCCTTCTAAGCGCTTCAGCGCTACTGAACACTGAACTGTAACATAGCTCAAACGCGATAGTGTAAATATAGGTTATGTCTCGATATCTTCCTTGTACGATGTACGGCGTGAGTGCATGAAAGATGGGCAGTATTTCACGCAAAACGGCAGAATTATCCAAATTCTGGATACACTTGATCTTTGGGTTTGCGTAGGGATTTGCATCGGACAAGACGGATTGACGATATAACACCTTATGTTATAGTTTGATAAGCGTCTATCTCAAGTTGACCACAATTATGGCTGGATAACACAGTCCAGGTAAATCATCAATCACGTATTCCATACTCTGATTCGGTTGTGCTTACAAAAGTGCCCAaggatttttgtattttacagAGAGAACCATAACTTTGCATTTGCAGGTCGTTCAAAAACTGAATTCAGTCCTGACCCTTTTGTTAAATCTAGCAGTTCTGTCTGCTTAGTgacagaaagaaacaaaaaaagaatcacatACTTTCTGCATTTGTAACTGCTTATCGTCACAAAATAAAGCCTGCCATAACGTCGTGGGAGCATCCGGATTCTTATCAGGCCCTAGAAATCAATCCCTCGCTCTGATGGCAAGGTGAATTGTATAAATAAAGCGCTTCAATTTAGGAAATGAGATTAAGACACCTGAAATAGGAGTTGTCCCTTCAGTGCAGGGACCGTATGTGTATTCAAAAAGATTTGAAGTTTCAAGCAGATTTGCTTCGTCGAAGAATACCATCTGCAATATGTGGTCGTATGCAACTGCTATCACATGGAAAATTCTATTGGAATTTTACAGCTTACTTCTTTTCGAGTCAGTTTTACTCCGTGTAGCCAATACCAATGATGTACGAGAACTCCAACGAGGAAAGCTAGGAATCCGCACGTGGATGTTGATATGAGCAGTAGACAATTCACGAAGTAAACTTAAAGTCAGTCTTATCATTCAGTAACCGTTTCAGGATGTGTAACTCACCTGTAAATCCCAATGTGATGAGCGACAATATGGAGCTCGGGaaatttgtattatttgtaaAACAGCCGAAAGTCGATGAAGAATCTGCAACAGTAACTCTGAgtaaattacaagaaaaaacttttcgtAGGTGAGGTGACACAAACAATGTGACGAACACTCGTACAACAATTACgcataaaggcatcaccccacgaatctggagtggtgcggatttcaagtggagtattcgtatacgggatagcagattatggagaggggggtgattccgtctatttcttcctaattgccgttaaaaaaaaaacggcccggaagatgcgccgcgtgcagaaggctggcgcgctccaatcgaactcgttgtagaagatagcgcgccagaacgctcgaagtcttatcttccgggccgtttttttacggcaattaagaggaaatagatggaatcacccttctctctataatctacgactccgtgtaggcatatcccagctgaaatccgtacggcctcagattcgggggtgatgcctttaaacttggCGTCCATTTTACCCATCCACACAGATATAAGCcgaacaattttaaaaaaaaactgaatattgCAGGCAGCACGCTTGGCTGCGGTAACCGCCTTGGTTTTTACGGATGTCAACTGTAGTCCGACAGACACTGTTTGAACACCAGGCAGCAAACGAAGATGTAATACAACATCTTAAAAGCAGCACTCCACGATTCTGACGTAGTGAGAGAAACTGCTGGATAAGCTAgagattgcgggatcaagggtggttccgctcatctctccctaattgtTCTAAAATACGGCGTCAAAGACttcgtttttcacgacaatttcatttgcaacgcgccgcatccagctgcgcagcgggcGAAAGCCAGCGAGTTCCCCTGGATTGGCTATTCAACtggaaccaatgaataggttgctgaggggatcTTCCAACGTTCCTTGTAGGaacttccacgccgtttttaaggGCGATTGAGCAGTggtgagtggaaccacctctgatcccgcaatttacaacctcatctctaccTTTCCCTGCTGATTCAGTCATCACGTCAcactcgtggtatgctgtctttaggAGAGCAGTCTTTTCCTTATCAGTCAACGAAATAACCTACGCGTTCCCTGTTCACCTTCAGTTTCAGTTCCAATCGAGTTGTTCAGCATCTCACATGAGTCCAACCTAAAAATGAACGTTCCTTCACTGTCCTAATGATCGAAGGCGGTGAAAGCGATATTCTGCTTATGTATTAAGTGATCTTCCCAATTATGTAAACACAAAGAACCATgtgactttttttcaagaaaagaagtagAGAGGTAAGATTTACAACCATCACCGCGGACCGAAAATAGTCTACTACAAACAGCAATAGTGAAAGAATCAAATCACACTATGTGCATGAGGCGTATAAGAGTATTGTGCGTTCTTTTCCTCAATGTTCGAATTTTATTAAGCTAAAGGCACATAGCTTTGTTAAACCAAGCTATGCTCGTTTATGGTAAGATAGTTCGAACAACCTTGTAATATTTCAAGTGCATCAGCATTGTTTGAATTGAGAGttcttttcttgaacaaaCGTTAAAACAATTATCTAACAAAAAGGTGCCGCGTATGCGAGTCTGGGTGCTACCTGCACGCGGTGGCCTTGATTTAACAAAACGCAATTATGTGTTAGAGTGTACACATTGAGAATGGAGTCAGGCGTTGgagcgtacgagctatataacccgcactgttatatggcgaaataTTCCCACACATGCAAAATGCAAAAGGTggtgtcgtccagcacatcgccaaatcccataacctgaaaggtcaactgcctgaagggagcatggaatctttggcaacaaccattcgtttcgtcacacTGAACTGTCAaacactgtcgagtgaactccaacaaactgTCCTGTataggcttctgcgatattCCTGTGTGCcctttgctgcattgcaggaaacacgcatgagagaccAGCCCGACagcagcatcgaaaattacaccacatACTGCGAacatgagaacaaagtaggtggctgcgcgatagctgtgaggaacggtTACAACAACGTGGTGCAGGAATTTGGCCCAACGTcatctagatgcgcctttgtacgattaCGTAGACTATactgaaccggcaagcgccgTCAGTTCCTGAAGTTGAGCTCGTTGGTAGACTGACATATGGGGTTAACCTCGTTAACCCACCGAGTCAGAAGTTCCGGTCTGTATcctgaagatgaaaaaagaaaatctgatgGAGATGACGGGAAAAGCGTAGAAATGCTAGAATATCTCTCCCTgcctgggattcgtgagatgacaaagatcatccgtttaATAGGGTAGACGatggatacctgactcgtggagacacgctcataattcccctccacataAAGTTATACGTCACCGACTCTAGGAATTATCAAAGAATCTCTTTGTTCCGTGTTATGTACGACGTAccggagcggattatcctggactcACTCATTAaatatcgcgaagaaacagCGCGTGACGAGCAAGCTAcatcaactgcaacaagaccgcaaAAAcaagtggacgtcaagagcgatggagtttgagtagtcgtgggaggacaggaacccatggaaagcctatgctctactaaaacagtatagcggccaaatgaaaagatgttctcctttccttaacactgccaatggagtgcctgtcggtgaagcaacctttCCAATTGAGGGATCACATCAGGACTacgctgaaccggcaagcatCGTCAGTTCCTGAGGTTGGGCGCGTTGATataccgacatatgcggttaacgaggagccaccgactgAGTCGGAGGTTccagtctgtattcaaaaaatgaggaatggaaaatctggtgaagCCGACAGGATAAGCGCAGAAATGCGGATagatatggatagacgaaaagaTACCTGATaagtggagacacgctatcataattcccctccacaagacgTTATCCGCCACGGACCCTGGAAATTATCGagaaatctctttgctgcgagctatgtacaaggtattagagcggattatcctggactcACTCATTAAATATCGCGAATAAACAGCGCGTGACGAGCAAgttggctttcgtcctggacGATCTACGATGGACCAGATGCTCATCGTCAGAAGGGTGATCAAAATtcggcagcggtattcgaagccaatgcaattagcgtttctgaactttgaagccgcgttcgactctccttaccgaggccgtcttctcaacgcggtCTGCGCCGATAGAGTACTAAAAAAGTTCGTTCATTTGCTTGATGACataaatcaacgaacaactgctgcagttcgaacaccagccggatgtacaacacttTTTGAAGttgtaactggagtaagacaaggggcagtggcaggaccctttttgttcaatttcgccatcgacgacaatatgcgaagaacagtcgacctaTGTCCTGCcaacattgtcttagcaccattaGGGTGCCcgttgactgacctcgaggaCGCCGacaatgttgttatattcgcggaaagcagtacgaaacttcaacatgttgtcaaccttgtatcgaagctggttACAGCCTAtagactacgtctacgccctgataactgcaagcagatgtggatcttttCGAGACTTTggacgggaatcagggtggacggacagccgatagaactcgtcgatgaggtCTGTTACCTGGGATATACGATAAAGAACAACGGcggctacgagagagatattcagcaaagatgcgctaaggccacttctgcatttaactccttaacgaaatgcctgtggtcgacctccATCACcgacgaagtcaagctgcgagtctacctatccgcaattcgccccatcatgatgtacggatcggagatttgggcagcaccatcagcggttatggagaggcttgacttgACCACGGAACGAAAGCAGCTTAGACGGcaacttggctacttttggcctaggatatgtcacaatgaaaatctttacgcagaaattgatgtggtataccggcggatgacacgtggaaaacatcaacatcttgcaccgccatcgaaagtggctgaAGTAAATCGTcctcgcttctttggtcatatattaaggagaccggcagatcgccttgttcaacgagttctgaggagtttgttgggtccgagctggaagaagccacctggccgaaaacggaagttctggactgaggtggtgaaagaggacctgaggacactcggcgtggataggcaagTCAGGCgggacgtaaggtttcgcaggatatggaatagcgacaaatggattgattctgtgcaagctctcccAGAAGATCGAAaaagttgggcagagctatgttcaaggattGCACACcttggcgaagatgcgggtaatcgcgtcaggcgatgacatcagcccgccgattaagtcaggTCATACAACATAGAATTGATACCGTTGTCCAGCAGCTGTGAATTTAAAGACAAAAATCAACGAATGAACTGTTCATGTGGCCGTTCAAGTGTACGCAGAATATAATGAGATGGAGTTGAAAAAAGGTATGTTTTGTGCTCCAGGTTGCCAGTGTTTCCCAACGTTAATGGTTTTGGCTGCTATTATATATTTGTTCATTAGAACCTCTCATCAAAATCCACATATTTCAAAGAAGTATTCTTGATCAATGAAAGTAAGGTCGAGTAGAAAGTTTGAAGACCAACACTGCGTTTGCGCAAACGGACAAACATGAGGAATCTGTTGGAATAAAATTGTATCGATAGAAGCGTTTCAGAGGTACTAAAGTTGTAATCCGTTCACGTAACGTCACGATTTTCCGACCATACTTAGTTGATATGAAGAAACAATGTTTTGAAGTCCAGATGCATTCatataaaaaattacattGGACTTGTCCGTCCAGATAGTTTGCAGTGTTCATCGATGTCAGGTGGGTTCATTCATTGATCTTCCACCTGCGGGACCTCCGTTAAGGTTCATATCGTGTGggtgttgttattttttagagCAACATTTTTGCGTGGTTCATGGGTTCATCAGTAGAATCCTAAAGAAGGTTCTAGAGACATTTTTCCAGAGCTCTCGAGCAACGAAGGGTAGCCATTTTGTGTAGAATTGGTTTATGTATTCCAGAAGATAGTGTCGTACTTCCACCGGTATTCCTTAAAAACGGGGAGCTGCAAAAATGTTGctctaaaaaatagaaatccaAGTATGCAGTTCCCTTATTCGGTGCAGTTGTCTCTCGAAATGCTTCCCTAAatcttatttgttctttttacgTTCATAATTAAACCAACACTTTTAATACTGGTTAGTCTTCTGCTTTAGCAAGACATTTCAAAAGGaacttcattcttttccattcttcataaTTGATATCCATCTAACGTCGTAAATGTtcaaacaaacagaaattaaaaattaataaaatgtaaTTCCTCTGTTCCAAAACAGTGGTCTGCAACAGTGGTCTGTCTTTTACTTCAAAGGATATAGATTCGTCATTTTATCTCTACTTTTCAGTACTCTAAATGTATTTGCTCTATACATTTGGATTAGTTATCGTATTACTTGAAATTTCAACGTTGTTCAAGGTAAATTTGTTGATCTTGTCTCATACTACTCTTTGACATgattttcgcaaaaattttTGCTTATATCATGGTAAAGTTGGATAATTTTCAGTGCAAATCTAGAAGACTGTACATTCGCAGGTCTCCAGTGAACGGTTCTGCTCAACCTAGTCAGTCTTTTGGTAAAGAGAGAGCAAAGAGTTTGCGTTTAATTCCTCTTAGAGACTAAGACTTGTAAGACAGTAAGAGACTTGCGAAGCAAGTTGGACAGTTAAAGCAACATCTAAAACATCAACAGTGGAATTTGATAAATCCACgcaatttctgcaaatttgcgTTTTTTACGTAGTTCACAGCTTCCTTCTGTTGCGCTCCTTTTGTATACTCAGGATCTGCAGGTCATCTTTAACTCGTTGAGCtagttttttattataatGTTTAACCCCTTCAGCGCTTATTGCATAAAGTctaaacgtccggctaaagccggaattcagactttctgtggtgttcacTTTGCTCCCttcactgattaatgaaaattaataataatgtattattttctgaaattagCTTTGTGTTTTTCGAACatcgctttcttctttttttattatatacaaaggcgaaagatttcatagttatCTTGCTAAACGAGTCAGTTCTACATCTGGAGAATGTTCAAACATCAGCTTCCAACACTCCTCAGATGCCAGTATAATATAGatataattttaaagcattactTACGAGTGTTCTGCCTtatttcccccaacagttatcacagaatgacgctttaacataaaatgacgtaaacaacattatcgtactgataatgataacgttTCACATCAGTTGGCTAcaatttaagcagccggtttcattcgtgtttccactttctgaagaagtcaTAACACCAGGCTGAGGCAAACGTGAACGGAAACAGAGACACGGGAAGCGACGGGTACGCTGGCGTCGAGTCGATGCGCGAACCCCAGATAACTATAAAacggggtgcgacggatccaccggcgttgaGTTGGGGCGCCGACGGCAGATAGCTATAacg is part of the Necator americanus strain Aroian chromosome V, whole genome shotgun sequence genome and encodes:
- a CDS encoding hypothetical protein (NECATOR_CHRV.G20086.T2), translating into MLGVSRFTQVRDGIRSSLLRQRSKIREAASFAKESKIRWAGHVMRFNDNRWTRAVSDWVPRDIKRTTGRPPTRWSDFFTKSFKEKYDALRVPRETRYYWATLARDRDKWKNYWRPSSKINGSQGDQGDNACKGTSTKSARVPSFIFILFCDEGRVKI
- a CDS encoding hypothetical protein (NECATOR_CHRV.G20086.T1), giving the protein MRFNDNRWTRAVSDWVPRDIKRTTGRPPTRWSDFFTKSFKEKYDALRVPRETRYYWATLARDRDKWKNYWRPSSKINGSQGDQGDNACKGTSTKSARVPSFIFILFCDEGRVKI
- a CDS encoding hypothetical protein (NECATOR_CHRV.G20087.T2), with product MGFGDVLDDTTFCILHVLDSCEMLNNSIGTETEDSSSTFGCFTNNTNFPSSILSLITLGFTVYFVNCLLLISTSTCGFLAFLVGVLVHHWYWLHGVKLTRKEMVFFDEANLLETSNLFEYTYGPCTEGTTPISGPDKNPDAPTTLWQALFCDDKQLQMQKFYKEHYGPVWETARRREQEWKAISGAKNDSSKSLDNNAKKVVPPR
- a CDS encoding hypothetical protein (NECATOR_CHRV.G20087.T3), which produces MGFGDVLDDTTFCILHVLDSCEMLNNSIGTETEGEQGTHSSSTFGCFTNNTNFPSSILSLITLGFTVYFVNCLLLISTSTCGFLAFLVGVLVHHWYWLHGVKLTRKEMVFFDEANLLETSNLFEYTYGPCTEGTTPISGPDKNPDAPTTLWQALFCDDKQLQMQKFYKEHYGPVWETARRREQEWKAISGAKNDSSKSLDNNAKKVVPPR
- a CDS encoding hypothetical protein (NECATOR_CHRV.G20087.T1), with the translated sequence MLNNSIGTETEGEQGTHSSSTFGCFTNNTNFPSSILSLITLGFTVYFVNCLLLISTSTCGFLAFLVGVLVHHWYWLHGVKLTRKEMVFFDEANLLETSNLFEYTYGPCTEGTTPISGPDKNPDAPTTLWQALFCDDKQLQMQKFYKEHYGPVWETARRREQEWKAISGAKNDSSKSLDNNAKKVVPPR
- a CDS encoding hypothetical protein (NECATOR_CHRV.G20088.T1), with translation MGLTSLTHRVRSSGLYPEDEKRKSDGDDGKSVEMLEYLSLPGIREMTKIIRLIGNYQRISLFRVMYDVPERIILDSLIKYREETARDEQATSTATRPQKQVDVKSDGV
- a CDS encoding hypothetical protein (NECATOR_CHRV.G20089.T1), with the translated sequence MECLSVKQPFQLRDHIRTTLNRQASSVPEVGRVDIPTYAVNEEPPTESEVPVCIQKMRNGKSGEADRISAEMRIDMDRRKDT
- a CDS encoding hypothetical protein (NECATOR_CHRV.G20090.T1) codes for the protein MDQMLIVRRVIKIRQRYSKPMQLAFLNFEAAFDSPYRGRLLNAVCADRVLKKFVHLLDDINQRTTAAVRTPAGCTTLFEVVTGVRQGAVAGPFLFNFAIDDNMRRTVDLCPANIVLAPLGCPLTDLEDADNVVIFAESSTKLQHVVNLVSKLVTAYRLRLRPDNCKQMWIFSRLWTGIRVDGQPIELVDEVCYLGYTIKNNGGYERDIQQRCAKATSAFNSLTKCLWSTSITDEVKLRVYLSAIRPIMMYGSEIWAAPSAVMERLDLTTERKQLRRQLGYFWPRICHNENLYAEIDVVYRRMTRGKHQHLAPPSKVAEVNRPRFFGHILRRPADRLVQRVLRSLLGPSWKKPPGRKRKFWTEVVKEDLRTLGVDRQVRRDVRFRRIWNSDKWIDSVQALPEDRKSWAELCSRIAHLGEDAGNRVRR
- a CDS encoding hypothetical protein (NECATOR_CHRV.G20090.T2), with the translated sequence MLIVRRVIKIRQRYSKPMQLAFLNFEAAFDSPYRGRLLNAVCADRVLKKFVHLLDDINQRTTAAVRTPAGCTTLFEVVTGVRQGAVAGPFLFNFAIDDNMRRTVDLCPANIVLAPLGCPLTDLEDADNVVIFAESSTKLQHVVNLVSKLVTAYRLRLRPDNCKQMWIFSRLWTGIRVDGQPIELVDEVCYLGYTIKNNGGYERDIQQRCAKATSAFNSLTKCLWSTSITDEVKLRVYLSAIRPIMMYGSEIWAAPSAVMERLDLTTERKQLRRQLGYFWPRICHNENLYAEIDVVYRRMTRGKHQHLAPPSKVAEVNRPRFFGHILRRPADRLVQRVLRSLLGPSWKKPPGRKRKFWTEVVKEDLRTLGVDRQVRRDVRFRRIWNSDKWIDSVQALPEDRKSWAELCSRIAHLGEDAGNRVRR